In one window of Kitasatospora sp. MMS16-BH015 DNA:
- a CDS encoding TetR/AcrR family transcriptional regulator — protein sequence MPEPTRIPAERRRRRPTRGGTVLTEDLIVTTALELIEAPPGNALTVRRLGTALGCDPSTVYRYFADTDALLLAVADRLIGDSLDGFVPDPDWRTALRDFAVRVHSSVLRHPRLAAVRAARMTAGPAERRAVDTGIGLLLQAGFPPAEAVGHYRTFIDTVLAHATLDADIRNLSEQQRDQQARVWREVHASLPADDYPHLHAVRDHLPDLAASAFPDALDMLLAQLEARAPRRQPAAADCPG from the coding sequence GTGCCGGAACCGACGCGCATCCCCGCCGAACGCCGCCGTAGGCGCCCCACCCGGGGCGGCACCGTACTCACCGAGGACCTGATCGTCACCACGGCGCTCGAACTGATCGAGGCCCCCCCGGGCAACGCCCTCACCGTGCGCCGGCTCGGCACCGCCCTCGGCTGCGACCCCTCGACGGTCTACCGCTATTTCGCCGACACCGACGCCCTGCTGCTCGCCGTCGCCGACCGCCTCATCGGCGACTCCCTGGACGGCTTCGTCCCCGACCCCGACTGGCGCACCGCACTTCGCGACTTCGCCGTGCGGGTTCACAGCTCGGTCCTGCGCCACCCCCGGCTGGCCGCGGTGCGCGCCGCGCGAATGACGGCCGGACCGGCCGAGCGCCGGGCCGTCGACACCGGCATCGGGCTGCTGCTGCAGGCGGGCTTCCCGCCCGCGGAGGCGGTCGGCCACTACCGCACCTTCATCGACACCGTCCTCGCCCACGCCACCCTCGACGCCGACATCCGTAACCTCTCCGAACAGCAGCGCGACCAGCAGGCCAGGGTCTGGCGGGAGGTCCACGCCAGCCTGCCGGCCGACGACTACCCGCACCTGCACGCCGTCCGCGACCACCTGCCGGACCTGGCCGCATCCGCCTTTCCCGACGCCCTAGACATGCTCCTGGCCCAACTGGAGGCGCGGGCGCCCCGTCGGCAGCCAGCCGCAGCGGACTGCCCGGGATGA
- a CDS encoding DUF4235 domain-containing protein — translation MIKILYKPLGLLFGALAGVAAGALFRRLWAVLGHEDDAPSPTDPEQTWKEVLTAAALHGAVFALVKAAVDRGGAAATHRLTGTWPA, via the coding sequence ATGATCAAGATCCTCTACAAGCCCCTCGGGCTGCTCTTCGGCGCGCTCGCCGGAGTCGCCGCCGGCGCGCTCTTCCGGCGCCTGTGGGCGGTCCTCGGCCACGAGGACGACGCGCCGTCCCCCACCGACCCCGAGCAGACCTGGAAGGAGGTGCTGACCGCGGCCGCGCTGCACGGTGCGGTCTTCGCCCTGGTCAAGGCAGCGGTCGACCGCGGCGGCGCCGCCGCCACCCACCGGCTCACCGGCACCTGGCCCGCCTGA
- a CDS encoding MBL fold metallo-hydrolase: MPATVHVLTAGYAEERVASTVTLLRDGATTVVVDPGMVADRRSILDPLAALGLTAEQITDVIFSHHHLDHTLNAALFPRARFHDHMAIYQDDTWYDRDADGFAISEHIRLLRTPGHTPEDITTLAHTDQGLVALTHLWWQADGPLQDPFAHDPALLAASRRALLALAPALIVPGHGHPFVPTEQTPV, from the coding sequence ATGCCCGCCACCGTCCACGTCCTCACCGCCGGCTACGCCGAGGAGCGTGTCGCCAGTACCGTCACTCTGCTGCGCGACGGCGCCACCACCGTCGTCGTCGACCCCGGAATGGTCGCCGACCGCCGATCGATCCTGGACCCGCTCGCCGCCCTCGGCCTCACCGCCGAACAGATCACCGACGTGATCTTCAGCCACCACCACCTCGACCACACCCTCAACGCGGCTCTCTTCCCCCGCGCTCGCTTCCACGACCACATGGCGATCTACCAGGACGACACCTGGTACGACCGCGACGCCGACGGATTCGCGATCAGCGAGCACATCCGCCTGCTGCGCACCCCCGGTCACACCCCCGAGGACATCACCACACTGGCCCACACCGACCAAGGCCTGGTCGCTCTCACCCACTTGTGGTGGCAGGCCGACGGCCCTCTCCAGGATCCCTTCGCCCACGACCCCGCCCTACTGGCGGCCTCCAGGCGCGCTCTCCTCGCCCTCGCCCCCGCGCTGATCGTCCCCGGTCACGGGCACCCGTTCGTCCCCACCGAGCAGACCCCTGTCTGA
- a CDS encoding APC family permease, which translates to MAAGTPVRPSAAELRRTLGMWDGIAIAASSTAATTSIGIGIGALAVYAGRQTPALLLVAFLPILGIALSYARLNRTEPNCGNGYTWVGRSVGAWPGFLTGWVVLVANVVFMAYTSAVTGSVVLQFVNKAGLHRLLGVELDPGSTGTSTVVGLVALVAVTVTAVTGVRSATRLQWALLAFEYTVLLVFCTWAAVSGHESFSWNWLNPFAIGSLRSLAQGLVLAVFVFWGWDAAFTVNEETKKASDASRGGLIALLAMLGLLVFAALSFQRIMSTDELVAQGPQALTYLGAKLSPEPWASLPLAALTCSAFASLQSSIIPTARGALAMGRDQTLGRLWTKVNPRYGSPAVGTLLIMAMSAAVAVLAVGIPKINMMILTAVNSIGLIVALYYGLTALACAVRFRADLRTGLSPALRGVIVPGLSALALFGLGGYLAYQYATMSDHFEATPDNGWFMLLIPALIVGSGLAVAAVAKWRRRSPYFTTGRGTDADAIALPMDATG; encoded by the coding sequence ATGGCCGCCGGCACCCCCGTCAGACCCTCCGCAGCAGAGCTGCGCCGCACCCTCGGCATGTGGGACGGCATCGCCATCGCCGCCTCCAGCACGGCCGCGACCACCAGCATCGGCATCGGCATCGGCGCGCTCGCGGTGTACGCGGGCCGCCAGACCCCGGCACTCCTGCTCGTCGCCTTCCTGCCGATCCTCGGCATCGCGCTGTCCTACGCCCGGCTGAACCGCACCGAGCCGAACTGCGGCAACGGCTACACCTGGGTCGGCCGGTCGGTCGGTGCCTGGCCCGGCTTCCTGACCGGCTGGGTGGTGCTCGTCGCCAACGTCGTGTTCATGGCCTACACCAGTGCGGTCACCGGCTCGGTGGTGCTGCAGTTCGTCAACAAGGCCGGGCTGCACCGCCTGTTGGGCGTCGAGCTGGATCCGGGCTCCACCGGCACCAGCACCGTCGTCGGCCTGGTCGCCCTGGTCGCCGTCACCGTCACCGCCGTGACGGGCGTGCGCTCCGCGACCCGCCTGCAGTGGGCGCTGCTCGCCTTCGAGTACACCGTGCTGCTGGTGTTCTGCACCTGGGCGGCGGTCTCCGGTCACGAGTCGTTCTCCTGGAACTGGCTCAACCCGTTCGCCATCGGCTCCCTCCGGTCGCTCGCCCAGGGCCTGGTGCTGGCCGTGTTCGTCTTCTGGGGCTGGGACGCCGCGTTCACCGTCAACGAGGAGACCAAGAAGGCCTCCGACGCCTCCCGCGGTGGCCTGATCGCCCTGCTCGCGATGCTCGGGCTCCTGGTGTTCGCCGCGCTCTCCTTCCAACGCATCATGAGCACCGACGAACTCGTCGCCCAGGGCCCTCAGGCCCTCACCTACCTCGGCGCGAAGCTCTCCCCGGAGCCGTGGGCCTCGCTCCCGCTGGCCGCGCTGACGTGCTCGGCGTTCGCCTCGCTCCAGTCCAGCATCATCCCCACCGCCCGTGGCGCCCTCGCGATGGGCCGCGACCAGACCCTGGGCCGGCTGTGGACCAAGGTGAACCCCCGCTACGGCTCCCCGGCCGTCGGCACCCTGCTGATCATGGCGATGTCCGCCGCCGTGGCCGTCCTCGCCGTCGGCATCCCGAAGATCAACATGATGATCCTCACCGCCGTGAACTCCATCGGCCTGATCGTCGCGCTCTACTACGGCCTGACCGCGCTGGCCTGCGCCGTCCGCTTCCGCGCCGACCTGCGCACCGGCCTCTCCCCGGCGCTGCGGGGCGTCATCGTCCCCGGCCTCAGCGCCTTGGCGCTGTTCGGTCTCGGCGGGTACCTCGCCTACCAGTACGCCACCATGAGCGACCACTTCGAGGCCACCCCCGACAACGGCTGGTTCATGCTGCTGATCCCCGCCCTGATCGTCGGCTCCGGCCTGGCCGTCGCTGCCGTCGCCAAGTGGCGCCGCCGCTCCCCCTACTTCACCACCGGGCGGGGCACTGACGCCGACGCCATCGCTCTGCCGATGGACGCCACCGGCTGA
- a CDS encoding ricin-type beta-trefoil lectin domain protein produces the protein MNASAKPPLGRLRKALGVALVCTALGWPGAAPAGAASGVHRAASGAGTVTLGGRCLDDAGAGTADGNAVQMLGCDGASGQNWNWNGDGTLSTLGKCLRVIAGSHATGALVALWTCNSSEADQHFAYLPDGTIYSADSGKCLAVQGAVTDGAGIGLAPCDPSRYAQVWGAGTAPAPGYVLSSGAAVNFANPDDTPADVFTDKNGQFYYQSSHSLYGAKDSRQWDFYTGSNFDTATTAAISGYGTNKDTTTFCNNSPTGVAATNAPSGSGYAERNYCDLSGVWVDPDTGNWYGLVHNEFTPQPFGDGLHYDAIDYAVSTDQGHTWTVMGHVATSPYSTRRGDTTQFPGSTYYYGDGDQRLFVDYASGYFYAFYATRVLDKSAGGTVWLQHVARAPISGKMAGSSWQKWYDGAWSQPGTGGKESDIIPADGGGQGYLSAGGDYAPANTGTVAAQVSAGTMPDNSQLAVMNVAWDAYLGKYIGTPQNNVAQADGTLTPLHFYATDSLATQKWTDLGLVTGDPNGAWYRWMLDPANLTSSTVVGRTFRSYCAYYCSTDTAEYSNITIDPASSTNLPAAPVTAGITYRIAAGNGQVLAQNGTSLLAAAGADGSSAQNWSFRSTGDGFYTIVNAASGQALGVNAGGNAGRAWGAPVTPTTLGGTSSVGQQWSVQAATGGLRLVNRYSGLALSLDARATAAVATAPQRSWDNHGTTGDTRPASGQLLGLTATGGSSANTVTVTSPGPQNASAGTAISPVQVHATDSATGQTLRYSASGLPSGLTLNSTTGLITGTPSGNGASTVLVTVTDTTGAYGTASFTWNVTGTDLALGHPTTASSVQSGTNDTAALATDGNPATRWSSAFSDPQWLQVDLGASHTVNEVKLAWEAAYATAFQIQTSPDGTAWTTVYSTTTGTGGVQDLTGLSGTGRYVRMYGTQRATGYGYSLWSFEVYGS, from the coding sequence ATGAATGCTTCTGCGAAGCCACCCCTTGGACGACTGCGGAAAGCCCTCGGTGTGGCCCTGGTCTGCACGGCTCTGGGATGGCCGGGCGCCGCGCCTGCCGGCGCCGCCTCCGGCGTGCACCGGGCCGCCTCCGGCGCGGGGACCGTCACGCTGGGCGGGCGGTGTCTGGACGACGCGGGAGCCGGGACTGCGGACGGGAACGCCGTGCAGATGCTGGGCTGTGACGGCGCGAGCGGGCAGAACTGGAACTGGAACGGCGACGGGACCTTGTCCACGCTGGGCAAGTGCCTTCGGGTCATCGCCGGTTCGCACGCCACCGGCGCGCTGGTCGCGCTGTGGACCTGCAACTCCTCCGAGGCGGACCAGCACTTCGCGTACCTGCCCGACGGCACGATCTACAGCGCCGACTCCGGCAAATGCCTCGCTGTCCAGGGCGCGGTCACGGACGGCGCCGGAATCGGACTCGCCCCGTGCGACCCGTCCCGGTACGCGCAGGTCTGGGGTGCCGGCACGGCGCCCGCTCCCGGCTACGTCCTGTCCTCCGGGGCGGCGGTGAACTTCGCCAACCCCGACGACACACCAGCCGACGTCTTCACCGACAAGAACGGCCAGTTCTACTACCAGTCCTCCCACTCCCTCTACGGAGCGAAGGACAGCCGCCAGTGGGACTTCTACACCGGCAGCAACTTCGACACCGCGACCACCGCCGCCATCAGCGGCTACGGCACCAACAAGGACACCACGACCTTCTGCAACAACAGCCCCACGGGGGTCGCGGCCACCAACGCGCCCTCGGGCTCCGGCTACGCCGAGCGCAACTACTGCGACCTGAGCGGTGTCTGGGTCGACCCCGACACCGGCAACTGGTACGGCCTGGTCCACAACGAGTTCACCCCGCAGCCCTTCGGCGACGGCCTGCACTACGACGCCATCGACTACGCGGTCTCCACCGACCAGGGCCACACCTGGACCGTCATGGGCCACGTCGCCACCTCGCCCTACAGCACCAGACGCGGCGACACCACCCAGTTCCCCGGCTCCACCTACTACTACGGCGACGGCGACCAGCGGCTCTTCGTCGACTACGCGAGCGGCTACTTCTACGCCTTCTACGCCACCCGCGTCCTGGACAAGTCCGCCGGCGGCACCGTCTGGCTCCAGCATGTCGCCCGAGCCCCGATCTCCGGCAAGATGGCCGGCTCCAGCTGGCAGAAGTGGTACGACGGCGCCTGGTCCCAGCCGGGCACGGGCGGCAAGGAGAGCGACATCATCCCCGCCGACGGCGGGGGCCAGGGGTACCTCTCCGCCGGCGGCGACTACGCTCCCGCGAACACCGGCACGGTCGCCGCCCAGGTCTCGGCCGGGACGATGCCGGACAACTCGCAGCTCGCCGTCATGAACGTCGCCTGGGACGCCTACCTGGGCAAGTACATCGGCACCCCGCAGAACAACGTCGCGCAGGCCGACGGCACACTCACGCCCCTGCACTTCTACGCCACCGACAGCCTGGCAACGCAGAAGTGGACCGACCTGGGCCTGGTCACCGGCGATCCGAACGGCGCCTGGTACCGGTGGATGCTGGACCCCGCCAACCTCACCAGCTCCACCGTCGTCGGCCGCACCTTCCGCTCCTACTGCGCCTACTACTGCTCGACCGACACCGCCGAGTACAGCAACATCACCATCGACCCCGCGAGTTCGACGAACCTGCCGGCCGCACCGGTCACCGCCGGGATCACCTACCGCATCGCCGCGGGCAACGGCCAGGTCCTGGCCCAGAACGGCACATCGCTGCTCGCCGCCGCCGGCGCGGACGGATCCTCCGCGCAGAACTGGTCCTTCCGCTCCACCGGTGACGGCTTCTACACGATCGTCAACGCGGCGAGCGGGCAGGCACTCGGCGTCAACGCCGGCGGGAACGCGGGGCGCGCCTGGGGCGCCCCCGTCACGCCGACCACCCTGGGCGGCACCTCAAGTGTCGGTCAGCAGTGGTCGGTGCAGGCCGCGACCGGCGGGCTGCGCCTGGTCAACCGCTACAGCGGTCTGGCGCTGAGCCTGGACGCACGGGCCACCGCCGCCGTGGCCACCGCCCCCCAGCGGTCCTGGGACAACCACGGCACCACCGGCGACACCCGCCCCGCCTCCGGTCAGCTCCTGGGCCTCACCGCGACCGGCGGCAGCAGCGCGAACACCGTCACGGTCACCTCCCCCGGCCCGCAGAACGCCTCGGCCGGCACGGCGATCAGCCCGGTGCAGGTCCACGCGACCGACTCCGCCACCGGGCAGACCCTGCGCTACTCGGCGAGCGGCCTGCCCTCGGGGCTCACCTTGAACAGCACCACCGGCCTGATCACCGGAACGCCCAGCGGCAACGGCGCCTCGACCGTCCTGGTGACCGTCACCGACACCACCGGCGCCTACGGCACCGCCTCGTTCACCTGGAACGTCACCGGCACCGACCTCGCGCTCGGCCACCCCACCACCGCCTCCTCGGTCCAGTCCGGCACCAATGACACCGCCGCCCTGGCCACGGACGGCAACCCCGCCACCCGCTGGTCCAGCGCCTTCAGCGACCCGCAGTGGCTCCAGGTCGACCTGGGAGCCAGCCACACCGTCAACGAGGTCAAACTCGCCTGGGAAGCCGCCTACGCGACCGCCTTCCAGATCCAGACCTCACCGGACGGCACCGCCTGGACCACGGTCTACTCCACCACCACCGGCACCGGCGGCGTCCAGGACCTCACCGGGCTGTCCGGCACGGGCCGTTACGTCCGGATGTACGGGACCCAGCGCGCCACCGGCTACGGCTACTCCCTGTGGTCGTTCGAGGTCTACGGCAGCTGA
- a CDS encoding amidohydrolase, with the protein MHAATTADLVFTGGPVHTVDPVRPYATSVAVSGGRITAVGHDEVRDLIGPATEVVDLRGRLLVPGFQDAHVHPVGAGVEMGQCDLSGATGPDAYAALIRAYADAHPDRPWITGGGWSMESFPAGTPDRHLLDTLVPDRPVYLVNRDHHGAWTNTRALELAGLDRRTPDPADGRIEREADGTPGGMLQEGAMRLVADHVPPVTPDEQLAGLLRAQAVLHGYGITAWQDALLGEHASTSDATPAYRRAATEGLLTARVRGALWWDRAKGLAQLPELLHKREESTLGGLNTHTIKIMQDGIAENGTAAMLAPYLDACGCATGNSGLSFLEPAELAETVSALDAAGFQVHFHALGDRAVREALDAVEAAIAANGRRDNRHHLAHLQVIDPADVPRFRALGATANIQALWAAHEPQLDELTIPFLGPGRAARQYPFADLVHSGATLAAGSDWPVSSPDPIAALHTAVNRHQPGSGRPVFLPGQRIPLTAALTAYTAGSAHVNHLDDTGTIAPGKLADLAVLDRDLFARPAEEIARTRVLQTFVGGHRVHHAFDA; encoded by the coding sequence ATGCATGCCGCCACCACCGCCGACCTCGTGTTCACCGGCGGACCGGTCCACACCGTCGACCCGGTGCGCCCCTACGCCACCTCGGTGGCAGTGAGCGGCGGCCGCATCACCGCGGTCGGCCACGACGAGGTCCGCGACCTGATCGGCCCGGCCACCGAGGTCGTCGACCTGCGTGGCCGGCTGCTGGTGCCAGGCTTCCAGGACGCCCACGTCCACCCCGTAGGCGCGGGCGTGGAGATGGGCCAGTGCGACCTGTCCGGTGCCACCGGCCCGGACGCGTACGCGGCCCTGATCCGCGCCTACGCCGACGCCCACCCCGACCGCCCGTGGATCACCGGCGGCGGCTGGTCCATGGAGTCCTTCCCCGCCGGTACCCCTGACCGGCACCTGCTCGACACCCTGGTGCCCGACCGCCCCGTCTACCTGGTCAACCGCGACCACCACGGCGCCTGGACCAACACCCGCGCCCTCGAACTGGCCGGCCTCGACCGCCGAACCCCCGACCCCGCCGACGGCCGGATCGAACGCGAGGCCGACGGCACGCCCGGCGGCATGCTCCAAGAAGGCGCGATGCGCCTGGTCGCCGACCACGTCCCCCCGGTCACCCCCGACGAGCAGCTCGCCGGCCTGCTGCGCGCCCAAGCCGTCCTGCACGGGTACGGCATCACCGCCTGGCAGGACGCCCTGCTCGGCGAGCACGCCTCCACCTCCGACGCCACCCCCGCCTACCGGCGCGCCGCCACCGAGGGCTTGCTGACGGCCCGTGTCCGAGGAGCGCTCTGGTGGGACCGCGCCAAGGGACTCGCCCAGCTACCCGAACTCCTGCACAAGCGCGAGGAATCCACCCTCGGTGGCCTCAACACCCACACCATCAAGATCATGCAGGACGGCATCGCCGAGAACGGCACTGCAGCGATGCTCGCCCCCTACCTGGACGCCTGCGGCTGCGCCACCGGCAACTCCGGTCTGTCCTTCCTCGAACCCGCCGAACTCGCCGAGACCGTCAGCGCCCTCGACGCGGCAGGCTTCCAGGTGCACTTCCACGCCCTCGGCGACCGCGCCGTACGCGAGGCCCTCGACGCGGTCGAGGCCGCGATCGCCGCCAACGGCCGCCGCGACAACCGGCACCACCTGGCCCACCTGCAGGTCATCGACCCCGCCGATGTCCCCCGCTTCCGCGCCCTCGGCGCCACCGCCAACATCCAGGCCCTCTGGGCTGCCCACGAACCCCAGCTGGACGAACTCACCATCCCCTTCCTCGGCCCGGGCCGCGCCGCACGCCAGTACCCGTTCGCGGACCTGGTGCACAGCGGGGCGACCCTCGCCGCGGGCAGCGACTGGCCCGTCTCCAGCCCCGACCCGATCGCCGCCCTCCACACCGCCGTCAACCGCCACCAGCCCGGCTCCGGACGCCCCGTCTTCCTGCCCGGACAGCGCATCCCCCTCACCGCCGCACTCACCGCCTACACCGCGGGCAGCGCCCACGTGAACCACCTCGACGACACCGGCACCATCGCCCCCGGCAAGCTGGCCGACCTCGCCGTCCTCGACCGCGACCTCTTCGCCCGCCCAGCCGAGGAAATCGCCCGGACCCGCGTCTTGCAGACCTTCGTCGGAGGCCACCGCGTCCATCACGCCTTCGATGCCTGA
- a CDS encoding serine protease codes for MVGRVLTGSPAPGRSERTRRWVSDTCRPSRAAVLRVRDGRGEAVGLGFLVAPDLALTCAHVVSAALGLRPQERPATAARLEVDLPLRAVADANGAGVAASVERWLPAREAGGGDVAVLRLEAPLPGGRPVRLIEAEEVWEHPVRAFGFPAGRPGGVWHAGVLRAEQAHGWVQADLAGLEWWPGLGRATRRRDRHDGGRRIGSATGQLGPIARTPGGGAARRRPHRAARLLSGFSCRRPRTTTGSSRSRWRAGSRTSGRNGPCRTAR; via the coding sequence GTGGTGGGCAGGGTGCTGACGGGCAGTCCGGCTCCGGGCAGGTCGGAGCGGACGCGGAGGTGGGTGAGCGACACGTGCCGTCCTTCGAGGGCGGCGGTGCTGCGGGTGCGGGACGGTCGGGGCGAGGCGGTGGGGTTGGGCTTCCTGGTCGCTCCGGACCTGGCGTTGACCTGTGCGCACGTGGTGTCGGCGGCCCTCGGGCTGCGGCCGCAGGAGCGGCCGGCGACTGCCGCCCGGCTGGAGGTGGATCTGCCGTTGCGGGCTGTCGCCGATGCGAACGGTGCGGGCGTGGCCGCGAGCGTCGAACGCTGGCTGCCGGCCCGGGAGGCCGGCGGCGGGGACGTGGCGGTGCTGCGGTTGGAGGCCCCGCTGCCCGGTGGCCGGCCGGTGCGGCTGATCGAGGCGGAGGAGGTCTGGGAGCACCCCGTCCGCGCCTTCGGTTTCCCGGCCGGCCGGCCGGGTGGGGTCTGGCACGCGGGTGTGCTGCGGGCGGAGCAGGCCCACGGGTGGGTGCAGGCCGATCTCGCGGGGCTTGAGTGGTGGCCCGGCCTGGGACGAGCAACTCGTCGGCGTGATCGGCATGATGGCGGTCGCCGAATCGGGTCAGCCACCGGTCAGCTTGGTCCAATCGCCCGCACTCCCGGCGGCGGTGCCGCGCGGCGCCGCCCTCACCGGGCCGCGCGGCTGCTCAGTGGGTTCAGCTGCCGTAGACCTCGAACGACCACAGGGAGTAGCCGTAGCCGGTGGCGCGCTGGGTCCCGTACATCCGGACGTAACGGCCCGTGCCGGACAGCCCGGTGA
- a CDS encoding Lrp/AsnC family transcriptional regulator: MIDELDFALVDALRVDPRAPWSALAAPLGVDPATLSRRWARLSAQGDAWVTCYPAADHFDPGRTALVEVECRAGTATAAAEELAGDGRAVSIEVVTGRADLLITVAGLTLDGIGEYVLGRIAAVPGVLRTRTSLVERTLREGSRWSAGALDPGQRAAIAAARPPVAGDRAPARSVVEDLRLLAALGSDGRMPYSALGQRLGLPATTARRRLDALRSGGRLVLRCDASPRLTGHPLGTTLWLDLPADQVPAAARWLSEQPQTRMCALTLGEANLVTYVVTHQPAAVRGLEAELARRFPVCRVRERQLTLRTAKLVGRVLDASGRAVGYVPIDPGPV; encoded by the coding sequence GTGATCGACGAGCTGGACTTCGCCTTGGTGGACGCGCTGCGGGTGGATCCCCGGGCGCCGTGGTCGGCGCTGGCCGCGCCGCTGGGAGTCGACCCGGCGACGCTGTCGCGGCGGTGGGCCCGGCTCTCCGCGCAGGGCGACGCCTGGGTGACCTGTTACCCGGCGGCCGACCACTTCGATCCGGGGCGCACCGCCCTGGTGGAGGTCGAATGCCGGGCCGGTACCGCGACCGCGGCGGCCGAGGAGTTGGCCGGTGACGGGCGGGCGGTGAGCATCGAGGTGGTCACCGGCCGAGCCGACCTGCTGATCACTGTGGCCGGGCTGACCCTCGACGGGATCGGCGAGTACGTGCTCGGACGGATCGCCGCCGTGCCCGGGGTGCTGCGCACCCGCACCTCGCTGGTCGAACGCACCCTGCGCGAGGGCAGCCGGTGGAGCGCCGGCGCGCTCGACCCCGGCCAGCGGGCCGCCATCGCCGCCGCCCGGCCGCCGGTCGCCGGCGACCGGGCACCCGCCCGCTCGGTGGTGGAGGACCTGCGGCTGCTCGCGGCGCTGGGCTCCGACGGCCGGATGCCGTACTCCGCACTCGGGCAGCGCCTCGGCCTGCCCGCCACCACCGCCCGCCGCCGGCTCGACGCGCTGCGCTCCGGCGGCCGGCTGGTGCTGCGCTGCGACGCCTCGCCCCGGCTCACCGGCCACCCGCTCGGCACCACCCTCTGGCTGGACCTGCCCGCCGACCAGGTGCCGGCCGCCGCCCGCTGGCTGAGCGAGCAGCCGCAGACCCGGATGTGCGCGCTCACCCTCGGCGAGGCCAACCTGGTCACCTACGTGGTCACCCACCAGCCCGCCGCCGTCCGCGGCCTGGAGGCCGAACTGGCCAGGCGCTTCCCTGTCTGCCGGGTGCGCGAGCGCCAGCTCACCCTGCGCACCGCCAAACTCGTCGGGCGGGTGCTCGACGCCTCCGGCCGGGCCGTCGGGTACGTGCCGATCGACCCGGGGCCGGTCTGA
- a CDS encoding hemerythrin domain-containing protein → MDAIVLLKDDHKTVEKLFKEFEKAGEEAYAEKRRIADQVIEELTVHAVIEEQVFYPAARAAAPDTKDHVLESVEEHHVVVWMLSELAGLDAKDERFDAKMTVLMENVRHHVEEEEKEWFPEVRKAMGRNRLVELGEQLQEARRTATRDPLKVPSATA, encoded by the coding sequence GTGGACGCGATCGTGCTGCTCAAGGACGACCACAAGACGGTGGAGAAGCTGTTCAAGGAGTTCGAGAAGGCCGGCGAGGAGGCGTACGCGGAGAAGCGCCGGATCGCCGACCAGGTGATCGAGGAGCTGACCGTCCACGCGGTCATCGAGGAGCAGGTCTTCTACCCGGCCGCCCGCGCGGCCGCCCCCGACACGAAGGACCACGTGCTGGAGAGCGTGGAGGAGCACCACGTGGTGGTGTGGATGCTTTCCGAACTCGCCGGTCTGGACGCGAAGGACGAGCGGTTCGACGCGAAGATGACGGTGCTGATGGAGAACGTGCGCCACCACGTCGAGGAGGAGGAGAAGGAGTGGTTCCCCGAGGTCCGCAAGGCCATGGGGCGCAACCGCCTGGTCGAGCTCGGCGAGCAGCTGCAGGAGGCGAGGAGGACGGCCACCCGCGACCCGCTGAAGGTCCCCAGCGCCACCGCCTGA